The Candidatus Kryptoniota bacterium DNA segment ACCTCCAAGGCCAGAAGAAAAAAAGGGAATCAACTCAGGCTCCTTCTGAGGATTCCGTCAAAGCTGAAAAACAGTACAATAACTTTTACCAACAGGTAGAGGAACCCGACCTGAACATTCCCTGGAACCTGAACCTGGGATTCGATTACGGCATTTCCAAATCCGATCCGAGATTTCCGTCGAAGCACGCCAGCTTGAGGTTCGATCTCGGATTCAACCTCACAGAAAACTGGAAGATCGGGTTCACCGGCGGATACGATATAATACAAAAGCAGGTGGAGGTACCGACAGTAACGGTCTATCGCGATCTCCACTGCTGGGAGATGAACCTACGGTGGAACCCGATCGGGTACTATCGCGGTTTTAATCTTGAAATAAGGATCAAAGCTCCGCAACTTCAGGATATAAAGATCACGAAGAGAGAGGATACGCTGGTTGGAGAATGACATAAAGATCCGTCGCGCGAAGGTGGGCGACGTACAGCAGATAGTCACTCTGATAAATTCATACGCCGAAAAGGGCGAGATGCTGTATAGGTCTCAGAGCCAGGTGCTCCAGCAGGTGCGGAACTACTTCGTCGCGGCAAAGGACGGAGAAGAGAAAGACTCGCCCGATCTGATTCTCGCGTGCGGCTCGCTGGACATTACGTGGAACGATCTCGCCGAGCTACGATCTCTTGCCGTCAGCGAAAGCGCTCAGGGGCGCGGTCTCGGGTCGCTTGTCGTGGAAGCACTCATGGACGACGCGCTCGAGCTCGGGTTGAAACATGTATTCGCTTTGACATACAAGCCTCACTTTTTTGAGAGACTCGGATTCAAAACGATAGACAAGCAGCAGCTCCCTCACAAGGTATGGAGCATCTGCATAGACTGCCTGAAGTTCCCCGTCTGCGATGAGGTCGCTATACAGATAGAAGTTGAAGACTGGACAAAACGGAAAGTAGCTCCGGAAGCTAAGTAGTTATTCCGCGGTTTCCCCGACCGCAATCGCGGCAAGCCTTCTCTTGCGCGACCTGTATGTCTCGATCCCGTAGACCATCCCGACCATCAGCGAAATCACCACGCAGGCAAGGAGAATCGCGATAAATGGGTTCGTGCCTTCGGGAATAAGCTGGTACAGTCCGAGATTTATCGGCGATCCATAGACGATCATGAGATGGACAACGTAGACTGTAAGCGAGCTCCGCCCTATCGCAGGCATGATTTTGGGAAATCGCCCGAAACTTAAACTGATGTATCCGATCGCGGCTGCGGCAAGTGTGATGAGTCCGAACCTCAGGAAATTTATCGCGGGGAGAACCCGCCAGAATTCGCTTTCAGGCGATACAAACAAAGTCTGAATCGGAAACGCGACCACGAATAGGGTGATAGAGGCAAGCGACGCCCTCAGGAAATTTCTTGAAAGCATCCTCCCGCGCTCATGCATGGGCAGAGATATTGAGGCCGCTCCAAATGCCGCGCCGGCAAAAAGATATGCCGAGAACGGGAAGAATGTGAAATACGATCCTGAACGGTACGTAAGGTAGGGATACAAGACCGGCTGCAGAAAATTTTCCCACTTCACCTGTTCCAGCAAAGGTGCGGCGACAAGCGACAGTACGGATGCAGCAACCAGCAGCCGGAGCAAGTTCTTCTCTCTTCTCGCGATCAGGGATATAATGAGGATTACGAGAAGCGAAAGCGAAATGACGTGAAGGGCATCGACGAGCGAGAATACCTTCCACTCGTCGGCGGTGACGCTCGAGGGGTTGTAAAGAATTTGTAGCGGCATGTGAAGCGCGTATCCCAGGAATAGAAGTATCGCGATTCTCCTGCTGCGGCGGAATTTCGATCTCCTCGAAATGGCGAGCATTCCCCCGTTACTTTTGACGGTTGCGACTATGAAGGCGAGACCCGCAGAAAAGAAAAAGAACGGCGCCGTGAGCCCCCGGCAAAATGTCCACAGCTGGAACAGTAAGCTCGAGCTGTCCTTATATATCGGACTAAGAACGGCGTCAACAGTGTGTCCTTCGATCATCAGAACCACTCCGAAGGCGCGAATTATATCCAGCAGAACAAGTCTATTACTTTTTTCCATTTCGAATATTCAATCTAAGATTCTGTTCGCATCACTTCAATGTAAGACGCAGCTCCAACGCTTTGGTTGAACGCTGAATCAGGAAATATCTTTCGCCCTTTGCCCTCTGACATGTTCACGCGCAATTTCCCGGTCGATACCGGAAATTATTTCGCGTGGACTCCCTGAGAATCTAGATATTCTTTGTAACCCATCTTTTTGTATGCATCTTCGGCAATATATTTCAACACGCCTATGAAAGTATCCGGCTTCATGTATCCCGGGGCCATCGTGATCGGGTGCCCGTTCGAATCCAGGAAGATCGTCGTTGGATAGCCATCTACTCCAAATGCACCTGCGATTTGAGCTTGAGTAACTTGCTGCGAGTCAACAGTCTCTTTCGCGTCGCTCTCGGCGTTGAGTTTCACAAGAACGTAATTTGACAACAGGTAATCCTTCACGCCCTGATCGCTGTAGGTATCGCTTTCCATCTTCTTGCACCAACCGCACCAGTCGGTGTATACGTCTATGAGGATCTTCTTGTGCGACTCCGCGGCTTGCCTGATGCCCTCGGTATAATTAGTCCATCGGAGATCACCGCCGCTTTCTTTAACGGCATTCATTCTGGGTCCTGTGTTAGTAAAAAGTAGTGTAAAGCCACAGAGCAACGAGACTAAAGCTGAATTCATTTCTGCCTCGACTTTGCTAAAAAATGTCGAACTGATATATAAACGGTGAAGGACCCCTGAAAAGTTCACTTATCTTCGCTGCAACTGCGGTATCGCCCCTGGCGAATCCGTATTTGAGGGCGTCCAGTGGATTTAAGAAGCCTGAATAAATCTGGGAGAAGATCTCTATGTCTGTTTCGAACTGCGCAGGCTCTCTTCCTTCTTCCACGACAGTCTCACCGGAATGAAGGTGAACTTTGAAGACCCTCGAGTTAAGCTGAAGGTTGCCGTCGCTCACTTTCAGCACGAAATCCACCTGCGGTTCGAAGTTATGGTTCAACAGCTTCAGTGCAGCCGGTATGTTGATGACCCTCAGCATAAAGCCCGATGCAAGAGTCGCGAACGATTTGTATTCGAAAAAGAGTCGGTCGAAAGACTGTTCGCGAGGTTCCTTCAGGAAAATATGGACCGGGTAGTCATAAGGTGCGAGGAACTTGAGTCGCGTGATCTGATCTCCGAG contains these protein-coding regions:
- a CDS encoding N-acetyltransferase produces the protein MENDIKIRRAKVGDVQQIVTLINSYAEKGEMLYRSQSQVLQQVRNYFVAAKDGEEKDSPDLILACGSLDITWNDLAELRSLAVSESAQGRGLGSLVVEALMDDALELGLKHVFALTYKPHFFERLGFKTIDKQQLPHKVWSICIDCLKFPVCDEVAIQIEVEDWTKRKVAPEAK
- a CDS encoding heparan-alpha-glucosaminide N-acetyltransferase domain-containing protein, with the translated sequence MEKSNRLVLLDIIRAFGVVLMIEGHTVDAVLSPIYKDSSSLLFQLWTFCRGLTAPFFFFSAGLAFIVATVKSNGGMLAISRRSKFRRSRRIAILLFLGYALHMPLQILYNPSSVTADEWKVFSLVDALHVISLSLLVILIISLIARREKNLLRLLVAASVLSLVAAPLLEQVKWENFLQPVLYPYLTYRSGSYFTFFPFSAYLFAGAAFGAASISLPMHERGRMLSRNFLRASLASITLFVVAFPIQTLFVSPESEFWRVLPAINFLRFGLITLAAAAIGYISLSFGRFPKIMPAIGRSSLTVYVVHLMIVYGSPINLGLYQLIPEGTNPFIAILLACVVISLMVGMVYGIETYRSRKRRLAAIAVGETAE
- a CDS encoding thioredoxin fold domain-containing protein gives rise to the protein MNAVKESGGDLRWTNYTEGIRQAAESHKKILIDVYTDWCGWCKKMESDTYSDQGVKDYLLSNYVLVKLNAESDAKETVDSQQVTQAQIAGAFGVDGYPTTIFLDSNGHPITMAPGYMKPDTFIGVLKYIAEDAYKKMGYKEYLDSQGVHAK